In a genomic window of Rhopalosiphum maidis isolate BTI-1 chromosome 4, ASM367621v3, whole genome shotgun sequence:
- the LOC113559652 gene encoding uncharacterized protein LOC113559652 — LLKRTSRIVKTQEHFIGFDIDDKVLIIFKNKKKLLKMELSKETGEPMEVEEPTDSPSNVHKNHVNKKKQSKSNKLTTPTFNLTSSYTRMRHRTVRKNISDISDAIFKIPFEHGWKRELVYRTSGESAALNGAHKKADVYYHSPNNQKLRSLREIQELLNILSDKSVLTIDCFTFVRKPIGVNDRSKELIRDARFISFKENTSVGAVQSKKSKTPTQRPSFDFKNKKSASKTKKNSKTSLRSRSKKGNSEKILRDIQSIALKKMYPKLEIVDFMKNGLPTSDWKIMMQTRCGKRCPYIDVPCSLICTRCQVHYHTDCVEVNVHLKTVSYICLHCGIILKERDTDVQSSHTLVVGATESEKPLVELIRTRQVHQAPSTPISKIEEPHYKIDEYRDGNVSKTKMVDGSFYEQYVYEMKQKRGSSLMTIVIQEPKNLEENSEMNGSFKEMSTTFASMQTLNYMVKALGHVFKYLNTRELVSASRVCTAWNIIAMNKLLWQNCRLKNAMVYDWERFVDSIDQQRTDTLDTRRMSIPVQNDEFKNFWLHFSKAIKRAQNLKFIELYKCPTHVVEDIIHSLPQLEVLNATSIKNPNVTKETKNPHDLMALNLNYLGQMTNLTELRLKGLTGIKLTSLPSFENLINLNKFSLTSINSFPKDICQSLDTITDNIEFLEIGDCDVLSKDFAVSLKRFVNLKSLRLENCYGKWESYVQDVFTAIRGLEKLTILELVNIEFSNCVEDELEKCVGIKALLIIPTYMSKSAITNCHLIDCLEKLSKTLTHLVWGLTRELLFATDLFITQYQQNQHSIACNLVISHTNEKTNHIPILRTRKPRQRPEEESAPENDKNKDKLDEINLLSVTDLEKLLDTMMPDAKTRVIKVPFSRTVRVYLSEQFNYL; from the exons CTGTTGAAAAGGACGAGCCGTATTGTAAAAACAC AAGAACATTTTATTGGATTTGATATCGATGATaaagtattgataatatttaaaaataagaaaaaat tattaaaaatggaaCTTAGTAAAGAAACAGGTGAGCCTATGGAAGTAGAAGAGCCAACTGATAGTCCAtccaatgttcataaaaatcatgttaataaaaagaaacaatCTAAATCAAATA aaCTTACCACTCCTACATTCAACTTAACTTCTTCTTACACTAGAATGCGTCATAGGACagtcagaaaaaatatatctgatATCAGTGATGCTATTTTCAAAATCCCATTTGAGCATG gatGGAAACGAGAATTAGTTTACAGAACATCAGGCGAATCTGCTGCTCTTAATGGGGCACATAAAAAAGCTGATGTATACTATCATTCTCCAAATAACCAAAAATTACGATCATTACGAGAAATTCAGgaactattgaatattttatctgaTAAAAGTGTTTTAACTATAGattgttttacttttgttAGAAAACCAATTGGTGTCAATGATAGATCAAAAGAACTGATCAGAGATGCACGTTTCATATCATTTaag gaaAACACTTCTGTTGGCGCTGTTCaatctaaaaaatctaaaacaccTACACAGCGCCcatcatttgattttaaaaacaaaaagtctgctagtaaaacgaaaaaaaattcgaaaacttCCTTAAGATCAAGATCCAAAaaag gGAATTCAGAAAAAATTCTCCGAGATATTCAATCTATTgcgttgaaaaaaatgtatcctaAACTTGAGATCGTTGATTTCATGAAAAACgg gTTGCCAACATCAGATTGGAAAATCATGATGCAGACTCGTTGTGGTAAGCGGTGCCCTTATATTGATGTGCCTTGCTCTTTAATTTGTACTCGTTGTCAAGTACATTATCATACAGACTGTGTCGAAGTAAATGttcatttaaaaactgttagttatatatgttta caCTGTGGAATTATATTGAAAGAAAGAGATACTGATGTACAATCATCTCATACTTTGGTTGTTGGTGCTACTGAATCGGAAAAACCACTCGTTGAACTGATTCGTACAAGACAAGTTCATCAAGCACCAAGCACGCcaatttctaaaattgaagaaccacattataaaattgatgaatATAGAGATGGAAATGTATCCAAAACTAAAATGGTCGATGGTAGTTTTTATGAACAGTATGTTTATGAAATGAAACAAAAACGAGGATCTAGTTTAATGACTATTGTTATTCAAGAGCCCAAAAATTTAGAAga gAATTCTGAAATGAATGGTTCATTTAAAGAAATGTCAACTACTTTCGCATCTATGCAAACATTAAACTACATGGTTAAAGCATTGGGacacgtttttaaatatttaaatacacgtGAGCTTGTATCCGCTTCTAGAGTATGTACCGCCTGGAATATAATTGCAATGAACAAGTTATTA tggcAAAATTGTCGTTTAAAAAATGCTATGGTCTATGACTGGGAAAGGTTTGTAGACTCGATTGATCAACAAAGAACTGATACGTTAGATACTAGACGAATGTCAATACCTGTACAAAATgatgaattcaaaaatttttggTTGCATTTTTCCAAAGCAATTAAAAGAgcacagaatttaaaattcattgaattgtATAAATGTCCTACCCATGTAGTTGAAGATATTATTCACTCATTACCTCAACTTGAAGTACTTAATGCAACttcaataaa aaatccaAATGTAACAAAAGAGACAAAAAATCCCCATGATCTTATGGccctaaacttaaattatttaggccAAATGACAAACCTCACTGAGTTAAGACTAAAAGGTTTAACTGGAATCAAATTAACGTCATTGCcatcatttgaaaatttaataaatttaaataaattt tcaTTAACCTCTATAAATTCATTTCCAAAAGACATCTGTCAGAGTTTGGATACTATTACTGATAACATAGAGTTTTTGGAAATTGGTGATTGCGATGTCTTATCAAAAGATTTTGCTGTGTCACTAAAAAGATTTGTCAATTTGAAATCGTTGAGACTGGAAAATTGTTACGGTAAATGGGAAAGTTATGTACAAGACGTTTTTACTGCTATAAGGGGTCTTGAAAAGCTTACTATTCTGGAATTGGTAAACATAGAATTCAGTAATTGTGTTGAAGATGAGTTGGAAAAATGTGTTGGCATTAAAGCTTTACTGATTATTCCTACTTATATGAGCAAa tctGCAATTACCAACTGCCACTTGATTGACTGCCTCGAGAAACTCTCCAAGACATTAACACACTTGGTTTGGGGATTGACTCGTGAATTGCTCTTTGCTACTGACTTATTCATAACTCAATATCAACAAAACCAGCATAGTATTGCttgtaatttagtaatatcCCATACCAACGAAAAGACCAACCACATACCTATACTAAGGACAAGAAAACCCAGACAGCGACCAGAAGAAGAGTCTGCTCCCGAAAATGACAAGAATAAAGACAAATTAGATGAAATTAACTTACTTTCAGTTACTGATCTAGAGAAACTGTTAGATACAATGATGCCAGATGCTAAAACTAGGGTAATAAAGGTTCCCTTTTCAAGAACAGTTAGAGTTTATTTGAGTGAACAGTTTAATTATCtttga